ATACTTTTGGTATTTGTTTCAATTTATACAAGGCTTTTTTCAATACACAACCTgtattgccttttttttttatcacatatcTTACATGTTTAACATGTTCTTTTAAAATGTTACTTAGAAAAAAATACTCTAACatctatttaatataatttcaaattatttcagTTTAAGATACAATAATCATACAAATTATGTTAAGAACAAATATCTTGAAGTAATTAGactgtttaaatatttttttagtccttttaatttgattaattatttttttagtccttaaaaaattatttttattagtccctcaaattttcataaaactatttttaatctctttatttcttttttttctctaatggtGTCACAATTTATGGCAGTTTTCtcaccaccaagaatttttttaatttaatttcttcaaaaataatctataacagtttaaatttgtcaaaatatgtaaaaaatcaCCACAGTTCAACATTcatgtgtttatttttcttctttcaaaaccacaaaaatatgtataaaaaatgacAACCAATCCATGAGTCAAATATTTTGACAATTTAAAATcaccaaaaattatttttaaaaaaaattataaatatttattttgaaggttaaaaatgattacaaatgtgaaactataaatataatgAACAAAGAGGAGCTAAGAatagcttttaaaaaatttgaagaactaataaaaacaattttgtttttgaaagataaaaaaataattacccaaatttaaaggattaaaaacatacttaatcctaattaaaatttgtttttctttatatcAATTAACTACTAGCATTATATTAGGTTGGGCCAGAGAAAACAAAGATAAGAATGAATTGAGTGCATAAAATGGAGCAATTGAAATGTAAAAATGGGTCTCAAACCGGtgtaaaagaagataaaataaaaacacaccATAAAAACATAGAGATGTAGTAAATCTCAACAAGTAATCAACTAGAAATGATGTGATCTTGCTAACTTGCTATAGTATTCTGCTTCAACTTTGGGCATCGCTGTGTGCAGATATTGGATAAGGACAAACTTGAGAAATCATAAAATGATGTGATCATAAACTAAGTGGTAAGTAATGCTGGGTATTGTTTTTTGCactctttcttttctatttatacCCCTcctcttttataattattttcttattgtaTCCTTTTTTTAAGACTTCAATAATACTGGCGGATAATTTTCCTGCTTATTGTGGGTTTTTTCTTTGCAGCCATCTTTATTCTATTGGGTCTGTAGGGGTTGCAATTTGCAGTGTAAAGGAAAACGTTTGACCTTGTATAACAAAAGTCAAGCACGGACAAAATAAACATGAACTTTTCCAGTCATTACACACAAGTATCAAATCACTAATAGTTACatcaaacaaagaaagaacCCTATTCTATTCATTCCCACTTTTGAACCTCCgttgttgatcaaagtctgtaaacTAAAAAACTTATTAAGGCACCAAACTTATTCTTTCTTCCCTATTCCATGTGACATATTGTAGATCCCTCTTCCCTGAACAAATTAAGGACGTAAACCAATGTTTAAAATGTATTGCACCATAAATAAGGAGACTCATTCATATATTCAATCTGACAGAGTCAATAcagattatatatatgaaattttctGGAAAGTGATTAACAAACAAATTACTTACAATCAGATACAACGAAGTTGCTGCCAATGCGAGTGGTATTGCAACAGATGTGATCTTGTCATATGGCCCTTTCAAGTATGTGTGTTTATGGATATTCTGGAAATACTTTTGCTTCTCAATAAGTTTCTCTCGTGGTCTAAACGGTGGTTCTGTCATTCTGCATAGTGTAATCACGCACAATGTAATAACTACTAGTAGCTTCACATTATCTCAAATGCTTTTCCCCATTACAAACAAAGAAGGGGAAAATATGGCATGAGAAACAAAACATGAAGCTAAATCAAGCATGAAAACAAGAGAAGAAATGACAATGATTAAGCATtatgtaatataatataaatgcaGCACCATAGTACtaaacataaaaacaactcaACCAAAGTGGGTAATTGTACTTGGTGACCAACaacaaatatcatttaattCACTAATATTGTcccagaacaaaaaaaaaattcacacacaaATGTAACAAATCTAGCATAAATAACATTCAAATATAACGAGATAACATATAAGATGCTATAGTAGAAAAacattacatttttattttggcaGGATAGAAAAgcattacatttttattttgacagAATAGAAAAGCATTACATAAACAATGGAATGCTTCAAAAAATGTCTCTCAAACTAATTGACAAATGACAAG
Above is a window of Glycine soja cultivar W05 chromosome 12, ASM419377v2, whole genome shotgun sequence DNA encoding:
- the LOC114379577 gene encoding uncharacterized protein LOC114379577 isoform X1, producing MRYEIVTLTTRRVKLKLLYLLQSTTLEIIISSATPFVQSKMTEPPFRPREKLIEKQKYFQNIHKHTYLKGPYDKITSVAIPLALAATSLYLIGRGIYNMSHGIGKKE
- the LOC114379577 gene encoding uncharacterized protein LOC114379577 isoform X2, which translates into the protein MTEPPFRPREKLIEKQKYFQNIHKHTYLKGPYDKITSVAIPLALAATSLYLIGRGIYNMSHGIGKKE